The Podarcis muralis chromosome 10, rPodMur119.hap1.1, whole genome shotgun sequence genome includes a region encoding these proteins:
- the KCNJ8 gene encoding ATP-sensitive inward rectifier potassium channel 8: MLARKSIIPEEYVLARIAAENLGKPRVRDRQQKARFIAKNGACNLAHKNIREQGRFLQDIFTTLVDLKWRHTLVIFTMSFLCSWLFFAMMWWLVAFAHGDMDKPCTTSEDIDRWKPCVTCVRSFTSAFLFSIEVQVTIGFGGRMMTEECPIAITVLMLQNIVGLIINAVMLGCIFMKTAQAHRRAETLIFSRNAVIAVRNGKLCFMFRVGDLRKSMIISASVRIQVVKKTTTPEGEVIPIHQLDVPVDNPIESNNIFLVAPLIICHIIDKRSPLYDISANDLANQDLEIIVILEGVVETTGITTQARTSYISEEILWGHRFVPIVAEEEGAYAVDYSKFGNTSKVAAPRCSAKELDEKPSILIQTLQKSELSHQNSLRKRNSMRRNNSIRRNNSMRRNNSSFVVPKVQFMTPEGNQNLLET, from the exons ATGTTGGCCAGGAAGAGTATCATCCCCGAAGAGTATGTCCTTGCACGGATCGCGGCCGAGAACCTGGGCAAGCCGCGCGTCAGGGACCGGCAACAGAAAGCCCGCTTCATCGCCAAGAACGGGGCTTGCAACTTGGCTCACAAGAACATCCGCGAGCAAGGGCGCTTCCTGCAGGACATCTTTACCACCCTGGTGGACCTGAAGTGGCGCCACACATTGGTCATCTTCACCATGTCCTTCCTGTGCAGCTGGCTCTTCTTCGCCATGATGTGGTGGCTGGTGGCCTTTGCTCACGGGGACATGGACAAGCCGTGCACAACCAGCGAGGACATCGATAGGTGGAAGCCCTGTGTCACTTGCGTCAG GTCTTTCACCTCCGCTTTCCTCTTCTCTATTGAGGTCCAGGTGACCATTGGCTTTGGAGGGAGGATGATGACTGAAGAATGTCCCATAGCGATCACCGTACTGATGCTCCAGAACATTGTGGGCTTGATCATCAACGCCGTCATGTTGGGTTGCATCTTCATGAAGACGGCGCAGGCACACCGGCGAGCCGAGACCTTGATATTCAGCCGGAACGCGGTCATCGCCGTACGCAATGGCAAACTCTGCTTCATGTTTCGGGTTGGGGACCTGAGGAAAAGCATGATCATCAGTGCCTCGGTGCGGATCCAGGTGGTCAAGAAGACCACCACCCCTGAAGGAGAAGTCATCCCGATCCACCAGCTAGACGTCCCAGTAGACAATCCCATTGAGAGCAACAATATTTTCCTAGTGGCCCCTTTGATTATTTGCCACATCATTGACAAGCGGAGTCCTCTTTACGACATCTCCGCCAATGACTTGGCCAACCAAGACCTAGAGATCATTGTCATACTTGAAGGTGTGGTGGAAACCACTGGAATCACCACCCAAGCAAGAACGTCCTACATATCCGAAGAGATCCTCTGGGGCCACCGCTTCGTGCCTATCGTAGCGGAAGAAGAAGGGGCCTATGCTGTTGACTACTCCAAGTTCGGCAACACGAGCAAAGTCGCAGCGCCGCGTTGCAGTGCCAAGGAGCTGGATGAGAAGCCTTCCATCCTCATCCAGACCCTCCAGAAGAGCGAGCTGTCACACCAGAACTCCCTGAGGAAACGCAATTCCATGCGGAGGAATAACTCCATAAGGAGGAACAACTCCATGAGGAGGAATAATTCGTCCTTTGTGGTGCCCAAGGTCCAGTTCATGACACCGGAAGGAAACCAGAACTTGCTGGAGACATGA